In the Mus pahari chromosome 19, PAHARI_EIJ_v1.1, whole genome shotgun sequence genome, one interval contains:
- the Meis3 gene encoding homeobox protein Meis3 isoform X3 — protein sequence MARRYDELSHYPGITEHTPALASFTEAAPSVPRAPGPYTPHRPPQLQAPGLDSDSLKREKDDIYGHPLFPLLALVFEKCELATCSPRDGASAGLGSPPGGDVCSSDSFNEDIAAFAKQIRSERPLFSSNPELDNLMVQAIQVLRFHLLELEKGKMPIDLVIEDRDGGCREDLEDYAASCPSLPDQNTTWIRDHEDSGSVHLGTPGPSSGGLASQSGDNSSDQGDGLDTSVASPSSAGEDEDLDLERRRNKKRGIFPKVATNIMRAWLFQHLSHPYPSEEQKKQLAQDTGLTILQVNNWFINARRRIVQPMIDQSNRTGQGASFNPEGQPMAGFTETQPQVTVRTPGSMGMNLNLEGEWHYL from the exons ATGGCCCGGAGG TATGATGAGCTGAGCCACTACCCCGGCATTACAGAGCACACGCCAGCCCTGGCCAGCTTTACAGAGGCAGCACCTTCAGTACCTCGAGCCCCTGGGCCCTACACCCCACACCGGCCACCCCAGCTCCAAGCTCCAGGCTTGGACAGCGACAGCttgaagagagagaaggatgacATCTATGG ACACCCCCTCTTCCCGCTCTTGGCCCTGGTCTTTGAGAAGTGTGAACTGGCTACATGCTCGCCCCGTGATGGGGCCTCGGCTGGACTGGGCTCACCCCCAGGTGGTGACGTCTGCTCCTCTGACTCCTTCAATGAGGATATTGCTGCCTTTGCTAAGCAG atccgCTCCGAGAGGCCGCTGTTCTCTTCCAACCCGGAGCTGGACAACCTG ATGGTCCAGGCCATACAGGTACTCCGGTTCCacctgctggagctggagaag GGGAAGATGCCCATAGACCTGGTGATTGAGGATCGGGATGGTGGTTGCAGGGAGGACCTTGAGGACTACGcagcctcctgccccagcctcccagacCAG AATACTACATGGATCAGAGACCATGAGGACAGTGGGTCTGTACATTTGGGGACCCCAGGTCCATCCAGCGGAGGCCTGGCCTCCCAGAGTGGGGACAACTCAAGTGACCAAG GAGATGGGCTGGACACAAGCGTAGCCTCTCCCAGCTCTGCAGGAGAGGATGAGGACCTGGACCTGGAACGCAGACGGAACAAGAAGAGGGGGATCTTCCCCAAAGTGGCCACCAACATCATGAGGGCCTGGTTGTTCCAGCATCTCTCG CACCCGTACCCCTCAGAAGAGCAAAAGAAACAGCTGGCCCAGGACACGGGGCTCACCATCCTGCAGGTGAACAACTG GTTTATTAATGCCCGGAGACGAATAGTGCAGCCCATGATTGACCAGTCTAATCGCACAG GGCAGGGTGCATCTTTCAACCCTGAGGGCCAGCCCATGGCAGGCTTCACAGAGACTCAGCCACAAGTGACAGTCAGGACACCGG GATCAATGGGGATGAATCTGAACTTAGAAGGAGAGTGGCATTACCTATAG
- the Meis3 gene encoding homeobox protein Meis3 isoform X2 has translation MARRYDELSHYPGITEHTPALASFTEAAPSVPRAPGPYTPHRPPQLQAPGLDSDSLKREKDDIYGHPLFPLLALVFEKCELATCSPRDGASAGLGSPPGGDVCSSDSFNEDIAAFAKQIRSERPLFSSNPELDNLMVQAIQVLRFHLLELEKVHDLCDNFCHRYITCLKGKMPIDLVIEDRDGGCREDLEDYAASCPSLPDQNTTWIRDHEDSGSVHLGTPGPSSGGLASQSGDNSSDQGDGLDTSVASPSSAGEDEDLDLERRRNKKRGIFPKVATNIMRAWLFQHLSHPYPSEEQKKQLAQDTGLTILQVNNWFINARRRIVQPMIDQSNRTGQGASFNPEGQPMAGFTETQPQVTVRTPGSMGMNLNLEGEWHYL, from the exons ATGGCCCGGAGG TATGATGAGCTGAGCCACTACCCCGGCATTACAGAGCACACGCCAGCCCTGGCCAGCTTTACAGAGGCAGCACCTTCAGTACCTCGAGCCCCTGGGCCCTACACCCCACACCGGCCACCCCAGCTCCAAGCTCCAGGCTTGGACAGCGACAGCttgaagagagagaaggatgacATCTATGG ACACCCCCTCTTCCCGCTCTTGGCCCTGGTCTTTGAGAAGTGTGAACTGGCTACATGCTCGCCCCGTGATGGGGCCTCGGCTGGACTGGGCTCACCCCCAGGTGGTGACGTCTGCTCCTCTGACTCCTTCAATGAGGATATTGCTGCCTTTGCTAAGCAG atccgCTCCGAGAGGCCGCTGTTCTCTTCCAACCCGGAGCTGGACAACCTG ATGGTCCAGGCCATACAGGTACTCCGGTTCCacctgctggagctggagaag GTCCACGACCTGTGCGACAACTTCTGTCACCGCTACATCACCTGCCTCAAGGGGAAGATGCCCATAGACCTGGTGATTGAGGATCGGGATGGTGGTTGCAGGGAGGACCTTGAGGACTACGcagcctcctgccccagcctcccagacCAG AATACTACATGGATCAGAGACCATGAGGACAGTGGGTCTGTACATTTGGGGACCCCAGGTCCATCCAGCGGAGGCCTGGCCTCCCAGAGTGGGGACAACTCAAGTGACCAAG GAGATGGGCTGGACACAAGCGTAGCCTCTCCCAGCTCTGCAGGAGAGGATGAGGACCTGGACCTGGAACGCAGACGGAACAAGAAGAGGGGGATCTTCCCCAAAGTGGCCACCAACATCATGAGGGCCTGGTTGTTCCAGCATCTCTCG CACCCGTACCCCTCAGAAGAGCAAAAGAAACAGCTGGCCCAGGACACGGGGCTCACCATCCTGCAGGTGAACAACTG GTTTATTAATGCCCGGAGACGAATAGTGCAGCCCATGATTGACCAGTCTAATCGCACAG GGCAGGGTGCATCTTTCAACCCTGAGGGCCAGCCCATGGCAGGCTTCACAGAGACTCAGCCACAAGTGACAGTCAGGACACCGG GATCAATGGGGATGAATCTGAACTTAGAAGGAGAGTGGCATTACCTATAG
- the Meis3 gene encoding homeobox protein Meis3 isoform X1 encodes MARRYDELSHYPGITEHTPALASFTEAAPSVPRAPGPYTPHRPPQLQAPGLDSDSLKREKDDIYGHPLFPLLALVFEKCELATCSPRDGASAGLGSPPGGDVCSSDSFNEDIAAFAKQIRSERPLFSSNPELDNLMVQAIQVLRFHLLELEKVHDLCDNFCHRYITCLKGKMPIDLVIEDRDGGCREDLEDYAASCPSLPDQNTTWIRDHEDSGSVHLGTPGPSSGGLASQSGDNSSDQGEKLKRDRGNVGVALRIKARLPRRFPGTQLQSGVLGEGVVVLRCLPAPIGHVSLPAPGDGLDTSVASPSSAGEDEDLDLERRRNKKRGIFPKVATNIMRAWLFQHLSHPYPSEEQKKQLAQDTGLTILQVNNWFINARRRIVQPMIDQSNRTGQGASFNPEGQPMAGFTETQPQVTVRTPGSMGMNLNLEGEWHYL; translated from the exons ATGGCCCGGAGG TATGATGAGCTGAGCCACTACCCCGGCATTACAGAGCACACGCCAGCCCTGGCCAGCTTTACAGAGGCAGCACCTTCAGTACCTCGAGCCCCTGGGCCCTACACCCCACACCGGCCACCCCAGCTCCAAGCTCCAGGCTTGGACAGCGACAGCttgaagagagagaaggatgacATCTATGG ACACCCCCTCTTCCCGCTCTTGGCCCTGGTCTTTGAGAAGTGTGAACTGGCTACATGCTCGCCCCGTGATGGGGCCTCGGCTGGACTGGGCTCACCCCCAGGTGGTGACGTCTGCTCCTCTGACTCCTTCAATGAGGATATTGCTGCCTTTGCTAAGCAG atccgCTCCGAGAGGCCGCTGTTCTCTTCCAACCCGGAGCTGGACAACCTG ATGGTCCAGGCCATACAGGTACTCCGGTTCCacctgctggagctggagaag GTCCACGACCTGTGCGACAACTTCTGTCACCGCTACATCACCTGCCTCAAGGGGAAGATGCCCATAGACCTGGTGATTGAGGATCGGGATGGTGGTTGCAGGGAGGACCTTGAGGACTACGcagcctcctgccccagcctcccagacCAG AATACTACATGGATCAGAGACCATGAGGACAGTGGGTCTGTACATTTGGGGACCCCAGGTCCATCCAGCGGAGGCCTGGCCTCCCAGAGTGGGGACAACTCAAGTGACCAAGGTGAGAAACTTAAGAGGGACAGAGGAAACGTGGGCGTTGCTCTGAGGATTAAGGCTAGACTTCCAAGGAGATTCCCAGGGACACAGCTGCAGTCTGGTGTCTTGGGTGAGGGTGTTGTGGTCCTACGTTGCTTACCAGCACCAATTGGGCATGTCTCCCTCCCGGCCCCAGGAGATGGGCTGGACACAAGCGTAGCCTCTCCCAGCTCTGCAGGAGAGGATGAGGACCTGGACCTGGAACGCAGACGGAACAAGAAGAGGGGGATCTTCCCCAAAGTGGCCACCAACATCATGAGGGCCTGGTTGTTCCAGCATCTCTCG CACCCGTACCCCTCAGAAGAGCAAAAGAAACAGCTGGCCCAGGACACGGGGCTCACCATCCTGCAGGTGAACAACTG GTTTATTAATGCCCGGAGACGAATAGTGCAGCCCATGATTGACCAGTCTAATCGCACAG GGCAGGGTGCATCTTTCAACCCTGAGGGCCAGCCCATGGCAGGCTTCACAGAGACTCAGCCACAAGTGACAGTCAGGACACCGG GATCAATGGGGATGAATCTGAACTTAGAAGGAGAGTGGCATTACCTATAG
- the Meis3 gene encoding homeobox protein Meis3 isoform X5 has product MARRYDELSHYPGITEHTPALASFTEAAPSVPRAPGPYTPHRPPQLQAPGLDSDSLKREKDDIYGHPLFPLLALVFEKCELATCSPRDGASAGLGSPPGGDVCSSDSFNEDIAAFAKQMVQAIQVLRFHLLELEKGKMPIDLVIEDRDGGCREDLEDYAASCPSLPDQNTTWIRDHEDSGSVHLGTPGPSSGGLASQSGDNSSDQGDGLDTSVASPSSAGEDEDLDLERRRNKKRGIFPKVATNIMRAWLFQHLSHPYPSEEQKKQLAQDTGLTILQVNNWFINARRRIVQPMIDQSNRTGQGASFNPEGQPMAGFTETQPQVTVRTPGSMGMNLNLEGEWHYL; this is encoded by the exons ATGGCCCGGAGG TATGATGAGCTGAGCCACTACCCCGGCATTACAGAGCACACGCCAGCCCTGGCCAGCTTTACAGAGGCAGCACCTTCAGTACCTCGAGCCCCTGGGCCCTACACCCCACACCGGCCACCCCAGCTCCAAGCTCCAGGCTTGGACAGCGACAGCttgaagagagagaaggatgacATCTATGG ACACCCCCTCTTCCCGCTCTTGGCCCTGGTCTTTGAGAAGTGTGAACTGGCTACATGCTCGCCCCGTGATGGGGCCTCGGCTGGACTGGGCTCACCCCCAGGTGGTGACGTCTGCTCCTCTGACTCCTTCAATGAGGATATTGCTGCCTTTGCTAAGCAG ATGGTCCAGGCCATACAGGTACTCCGGTTCCacctgctggagctggagaag GGGAAGATGCCCATAGACCTGGTGATTGAGGATCGGGATGGTGGTTGCAGGGAGGACCTTGAGGACTACGcagcctcctgccccagcctcccagacCAG AATACTACATGGATCAGAGACCATGAGGACAGTGGGTCTGTACATTTGGGGACCCCAGGTCCATCCAGCGGAGGCCTGGCCTCCCAGAGTGGGGACAACTCAAGTGACCAAG GAGATGGGCTGGACACAAGCGTAGCCTCTCCCAGCTCTGCAGGAGAGGATGAGGACCTGGACCTGGAACGCAGACGGAACAAGAAGAGGGGGATCTTCCCCAAAGTGGCCACCAACATCATGAGGGCCTGGTTGTTCCAGCATCTCTCG CACCCGTACCCCTCAGAAGAGCAAAAGAAACAGCTGGCCCAGGACACGGGGCTCACCATCCTGCAGGTGAACAACTG GTTTATTAATGCCCGGAGACGAATAGTGCAGCCCATGATTGACCAGTCTAATCGCACAG GGCAGGGTGCATCTTTCAACCCTGAGGGCCAGCCCATGGCAGGCTTCACAGAGACTCAGCCACAAGTGACAGTCAGGACACCGG GATCAATGGGGATGAATCTGAACTTAGAAGGAGAGTGGCATTACCTATAG
- the Meis3 gene encoding homeobox protein Meis3 isoform X6, producing the protein MARRYDELSHYPGITEHTPALASFTEAAPSVPRAPGPYTPHRPPQLQAPGLDSDSLKREKDDIYGHPLFPLLALVFEKCELATCSPRDGASAGLGSPPGGDVCSSDSFNEDIAAFAKQIRSERPLFSSNPELDNLMVQAIQVLRFHLLELEKNTTWIRDHEDSGSVHLGTPGPSSGGLASQSGDNSSDQGDGLDTSVASPSSAGEDEDLDLERRRNKKRGIFPKVATNIMRAWLFQHLSHPYPSEEQKKQLAQDTGLTILQVNNWFINARRRIVQPMIDQSNRTGQGASFNPEGQPMAGFTETQPQVTVRTPGSMGMNLNLEGEWHYL; encoded by the exons ATGGCCCGGAGG TATGATGAGCTGAGCCACTACCCCGGCATTACAGAGCACACGCCAGCCCTGGCCAGCTTTACAGAGGCAGCACCTTCAGTACCTCGAGCCCCTGGGCCCTACACCCCACACCGGCCACCCCAGCTCCAAGCTCCAGGCTTGGACAGCGACAGCttgaagagagagaaggatgacATCTATGG ACACCCCCTCTTCCCGCTCTTGGCCCTGGTCTTTGAGAAGTGTGAACTGGCTACATGCTCGCCCCGTGATGGGGCCTCGGCTGGACTGGGCTCACCCCCAGGTGGTGACGTCTGCTCCTCTGACTCCTTCAATGAGGATATTGCTGCCTTTGCTAAGCAG atccgCTCCGAGAGGCCGCTGTTCTCTTCCAACCCGGAGCTGGACAACCTG ATGGTCCAGGCCATACAGGTACTCCGGTTCCacctgctggagctggagaag AATACTACATGGATCAGAGACCATGAGGACAGTGGGTCTGTACATTTGGGGACCCCAGGTCCATCCAGCGGAGGCCTGGCCTCCCAGAGTGGGGACAACTCAAGTGACCAAG GAGATGGGCTGGACACAAGCGTAGCCTCTCCCAGCTCTGCAGGAGAGGATGAGGACCTGGACCTGGAACGCAGACGGAACAAGAAGAGGGGGATCTTCCCCAAAGTGGCCACCAACATCATGAGGGCCTGGTTGTTCCAGCATCTCTCG CACCCGTACCCCTCAGAAGAGCAAAAGAAACAGCTGGCCCAGGACACGGGGCTCACCATCCTGCAGGTGAACAACTG GTTTATTAATGCCCGGAGACGAATAGTGCAGCCCATGATTGACCAGTCTAATCGCACAG GGCAGGGTGCATCTTTCAACCCTGAGGGCCAGCCCATGGCAGGCTTCACAGAGACTCAGCCACAAGTGACAGTCAGGACACCGG GATCAATGGGGATGAATCTGAACTTAGAAGGAGAGTGGCATTACCTATAG
- the Meis3 gene encoding homeobox protein Meis3 isoform X4 gives MARRYDELSHYPGITEHTPALASFTEAAPSVPRAPGPYTPHRPPQLQAPGLDSDSLKREKDDIYGHPLFPLLALVFEKCELATCSPRDGASAGLGSPPGGDVCSSDSFNEDIAAFAKQMVQAIQVLRFHLLELEKVHDLCDNFCHRYITCLKGKMPIDLVIEDRDGGCREDLEDYAASCPSLPDQNTTWIRDHEDSGSVHLGTPGPSSGGLASQSGDNSSDQGDGLDTSVASPSSAGEDEDLDLERRRNKKRGIFPKVATNIMRAWLFQHLSHPYPSEEQKKQLAQDTGLTILQVNNWFINARRRIVQPMIDQSNRTGQGASFNPEGQPMAGFTETQPQVTVRTPGSMGMNLNLEGEWHYL, from the exons ATGGCCCGGAGG TATGATGAGCTGAGCCACTACCCCGGCATTACAGAGCACACGCCAGCCCTGGCCAGCTTTACAGAGGCAGCACCTTCAGTACCTCGAGCCCCTGGGCCCTACACCCCACACCGGCCACCCCAGCTCCAAGCTCCAGGCTTGGACAGCGACAGCttgaagagagagaaggatgacATCTATGG ACACCCCCTCTTCCCGCTCTTGGCCCTGGTCTTTGAGAAGTGTGAACTGGCTACATGCTCGCCCCGTGATGGGGCCTCGGCTGGACTGGGCTCACCCCCAGGTGGTGACGTCTGCTCCTCTGACTCCTTCAATGAGGATATTGCTGCCTTTGCTAAGCAG ATGGTCCAGGCCATACAGGTACTCCGGTTCCacctgctggagctggagaag GTCCACGACCTGTGCGACAACTTCTGTCACCGCTACATCACCTGCCTCAAGGGGAAGATGCCCATAGACCTGGTGATTGAGGATCGGGATGGTGGTTGCAGGGAGGACCTTGAGGACTACGcagcctcctgccccagcctcccagacCAG AATACTACATGGATCAGAGACCATGAGGACAGTGGGTCTGTACATTTGGGGACCCCAGGTCCATCCAGCGGAGGCCTGGCCTCCCAGAGTGGGGACAACTCAAGTGACCAAG GAGATGGGCTGGACACAAGCGTAGCCTCTCCCAGCTCTGCAGGAGAGGATGAGGACCTGGACCTGGAACGCAGACGGAACAAGAAGAGGGGGATCTTCCCCAAAGTGGCCACCAACATCATGAGGGCCTGGTTGTTCCAGCATCTCTCG CACCCGTACCCCTCAGAAGAGCAAAAGAAACAGCTGGCCCAGGACACGGGGCTCACCATCCTGCAGGTGAACAACTG GTTTATTAATGCCCGGAGACGAATAGTGCAGCCCATGATTGACCAGTCTAATCGCACAG GGCAGGGTGCATCTTTCAACCCTGAGGGCCAGCCCATGGCAGGCTTCACAGAGACTCAGCCACAAGTGACAGTCAGGACACCGG GATCAATGGGGATGAATCTGAACTTAGAAGGAGAGTGGCATTACCTATAG